One Thalassotalea hakodatensis DNA segment encodes these proteins:
- the ftsA gene encoding cell division protein FtsA, translated as MAKVNDRNLVVGLDIGTSKISVAVGEITLDNQLSIVGVGSQPARGMDKGGVNDLNLVIQSIQRAINEAELMADCHITSVYLGISGKHISCQNENGMVPINDQEVTQEDVDNVIHTARSVPLSAERRMLHVLPQEYSIDCQDGIKSPIGMSGVRMEAKVHIVTCANDMAKNIVKCVERCDVKADQLIFSALASSYGVITDDEKELGICVVDIGAGTMDIAVFTGGALRHTAVIPVAGNQVTSDIAKIFRTPLSHAEDIKVQYACALRQMVSMEENIEVPSVGGRPARSMSRHTLAEVVEPRYHELFELIQEELRQCGLEDQIAAGYVLTGGTAKMEGVVEFAEEVFQMPVRVAAPQRIAGLKEYVNDPTYATVVGLLQYGMQANEQNQSEEKPTDGVTSIGTRVLAWFKGEF; from the coding sequence ATGGCAAAAGTTAATGACAGAAATTTAGTAGTAGGCTTGGATATTGGTACATCCAAAATCTCTGTTGCTGTGGGCGAAATTACGTTAGATAACCAACTTAGCATTGTAGGTGTTGGGAGTCAGCCGGCGAGAGGAATGGATAAAGGGGGCGTAAACGATTTAAACCTCGTGATCCAATCTATACAGCGGGCAATTAATGAAGCGGAATTGATGGCTGATTGTCATATTACCTCTGTGTACTTAGGTATTTCAGGTAAGCACATTAGTTGTCAAAACGAAAACGGCATGGTGCCAATTAACGATCAAGAGGTCACGCAAGAAGACGTTGATAACGTGATCCATACCGCACGTTCAGTACCGCTTTCAGCAGAAAGACGTATGTTGCATGTGTTGCCACAAGAATATTCTATTGATTGCCAAGACGGTATAAAAAGTCCAATAGGTATGTCAGGTGTGCGTATGGAAGCAAAAGTACATATCGTCACGTGCGCTAATGATATGGCAAAAAATATTGTTAAGTGTGTTGAGCGTTGCGACGTAAAAGCGGATCAATTAATTTTTTCAGCACTAGCGTCAAGTTATGGTGTGATCACTGATGATGAAAAAGAACTGGGTATCTGTGTGGTAGATATTGGTGCAGGTACCATGGATATTGCTGTATTTACTGGCGGTGCTTTGCGTCATACCGCGGTGATCCCTGTTGCTGGCAATCAAGTAACCAGTGATATTGCAAAAATATTTAGAACGCCGTTGAGCCATGCGGAAGACATAAAAGTGCAATATGCGTGTGCACTACGCCAAATGGTCAGTATGGAAGAAAACATTGAAGTTCCCAGTGTAGGTGGTAGACCTGCGCGCTCTATGTCACGTCATACGTTGGCTGAAGTTGTTGAGCCTCGATATCATGAATTATTCGAGCTCATCCAAGAAGAATTACGCCAGTGTGGTTTAGAAGACCAAATAGCAGCGGGCTATGTGTTAACAGGTGGTACCGCGAAAATGGAAGGCGTTGTTGAGTTTGCTGAAGAAGTATTTCAAATGCCAGTACGTGTTGCAGCCCCTCAACGCATAGCGGGTTTAAAAGAGTACGTTAATGATCCTACATACGCGACAGTAGTAGGGCTATTGCAATATGGCATGCAAGCGAACGAACAAAACCAAAGTGAAGAAAAGCCAACTGATGGTGTCACCAGTATTGGCACAAGAGTTCTGGCTTGGTTTAAAGGTGAATTTTAA